One window of the Pan troglodytes isolate AG18354 chromosome 12, NHGRI_mPanTro3-v2.0_pri, whole genome shotgun sequence genome contains the following:
- the LOC107971528 gene encoding peptidyl-prolyl cis-trans isomerase A, with amino-acid sequence MVNPTVFFDISVSGKPLGHVSFRIFADKLSKTAQNFRALSTGEKRLDYKGSRFHRIIPGFMCQGGDFTYNNGTGGKSLYGEKFDDENFILKHIRPGILSMAKAGPNTNGSQFFICTAKTEWLIGKHVVFGKVKEGMNIVEAMEPFGSRNGKTSKKITIADCGQLC; translated from the coding sequence ATGGTCAACCCCACTGTGTTCTTCGACATCAGTGTCAGTGGCAAGCCCTTGGGCCATGTCTCCTTCAGGATATTTGCAGACAAGCTTTCAAAGACAGCACAAAACTTTCGTGCTCTGAGCACTGGAGAGAAAAGACTTGATTATAAGGGTTCCCGCTTTCACAGAATTATTCCAGGGTTTATGTGTCAGGGTGGTGACTTCACGTACAATAATGGCACTGGTGGCAAGTCCCTCTATGGGGAGAAATTTGATGATGAGAACTTCATCCTGAAGCATATACGTCCTGGCATCTTGTCCATGGCAAAAGCTGGACCCAACACGAATGGCTCCCAGTTTTTCATCTGCACTGCCAAGACTGAGTGGTTGATTGGCAAGCATGTGGTCTTTGGCAAGGTGAAAGAGGGCATGAATATTGTGGAGGCCATGGAGCCCTTTGGGTCCAGGAATGGCAAGACCAGCAAGAAGATCACCATTGCTGATTGTGGACAACTCTGCTAA